The DNA window TTCAGCTCGTGTTCGTTGAACTTGAACCCGGGGTTGCGCTCGTCGCGGTCGTCGAGTTCGACGCGGATCCCCGCGTCCTCGAGGTCGTCCGCGACCCCCTCCGCGTAGTCGAGCACGTCGGCCTTGGTGTCCTCCTGCCAGATGGGAACGACGACGACCTGCGTCGGCGCGACCGTCGGCGGGAGCACGAGCCCCTGCTCGTCGGAGTGGGTCATGATCAGCGCGCCGAGCGCGCGCCAGGAGAGCCCCCACGAGGTCGTGTGGGCGGTCCGATCGTTCTCATCGGCATCGGAGAAGGTGATGTCGAACGCCTCCGCGAACGACTTTCCGAGGTGGTGGGAGGTCGCGCCCTGGACGGACTTCCCGTCGGGCATCAGCGCCTCGACGGTCGTCGTCGTGTCGGCACCGGGGAACGTGTCGTGGTCGGGCTTCTGGCCCTTGAGGACCGGGATCGCGAGGAAGTCCTCGTAGACGGACTCGTACTGGTCGAGCCGGGTCATCGTCTCCTCCCAGGCGTCCTCGCTCGTCGCGTGGGCGGTGTGGCCCTCCTGCCAGAGGAACTCCTTCGTCCGGAAGAACGGCTTCGTCTCCGTCGCCTCCCAGCGCACGACCGAACACCACTGGTTCACCCGCAGCGGGAGGTCGCGGTGGCTCCGCACCCACTGGGAGATGTACGGCGTGATGATCGACTCGGAGGTGGGCCGCACCGCGAGCCGCTCCTCGAGCTCCTTCGTGCCCGCCTCGGTCACCCACGCGACCTCGGGATCGAACCCCTCGACGATGTCCTTCTCGCGTTCGAGATACGACTCGGGGATGAACATCGGGAAGTAGGCGTTCCGAACGCCGGTGTCCTTGAACTTCGCGTCGAGAAAGCCCTGGAGCCGCTCCCAGACCGCGTACGCTCGCGGCCGCGTGACGATGAAGCCGCTCATGCCCTCGGGGCCGTAGTCCGCGAGTCCCGCCTTCCGCACGACCTCGGCGTACCACTCGCCGGTGTTGTGTGACTTGGACTCGGTGATGCCGAGCTCCTGGTCGTCGTCGCTCATTGTTCCTCACACGGCGGGTCGCGGGCTTAAAAGGTCCGAAGGCGCGTGCGGGAGCGGGGGAGGAACACGCACGCAGGGGTGGACGCGTGCGGGAGCGGCGGATCGGAGAAAGGTTAACTCCCCCGCAGGTCCTACGCTCCGGCATGGACCTGTCGGGGCTCCGCCGTCACGCGTCGCGGTCGCTCGCGGGCCGCCGCGAGGCGGCCGTGTTGGCCCCGGTGATCGAACGCGACGGCGACGCCCACCTGCTTTTCACGAAGCGGGCCGAACACCTCGGGGAACACCCCGGGCAGATGAGCTTCCCCGGCGGCGGCCGCGAGCCGGTCGACCGGACCCTCACCGACACCGCGCTCCGGGAGGCGAACGAGGAGGTCGGCATGCGCCCCGACGAGGTCGACGTCGTCGGCCGCATCGACGACACGCGGACCAGCAGCGCCTACGCGGTCCGGCCCTTCGTCGGGGTCGCCCCCGACCGCG is part of the Halorubrum aethiopicum genome and encodes:
- a CDS encoding NUDIX hydrolase translates to MDLSGLRRHASRSLAGRREAAVLAPVIERDGDAHLLFTKRAEHLGEHPGQMSFPGGGREPVDRTLTDTALREANEEVGMRPDEVDVVGRIDDTRTSSAYAVRPFVGVAPDREYVPDESEVAEVAVLPVAALTDPANYESERRLGHPEYGDHRVHYFHVDGYTVWGVTGRMVVQILERTTDWRAPPEPDRVVGPEADFPI
- the proS gene encoding proline--tRNA ligase, which codes for MSDDDQELGITESKSHNTGEWYAEVVRKAGLADYGPEGMSGFIVTRPRAYAVWERLQGFLDAKFKDTGVRNAYFPMFIPESYLEREKDIVEGFDPEVAWVTEAGTKELEERLAVRPTSESIITPYISQWVRSHRDLPLRVNQWCSVVRWEATETKPFFRTKEFLWQEGHTAHATSEDAWEETMTRLDQYESVYEDFLAIPVLKGQKPDHDTFPGADTTTTVEALMPDGKSVQGATSHHLGKSFAEAFDITFSDADENDRTAHTTSWGLSWRALGALIMTHSDEQGLVLPPTVAPTQVVVVPIWQEDTKADVLDYAEGVADDLEDAGIRVELDDRDERNPGFKFNEHELNGIPLRIEIGPYEVEDDELTLNHRPDGEEHVEDREDVADTVRDHLDTVYAKLYAAAEDTLDGEVREADDRAGILGTLGQHGGYVKTPWCGDEACEEPIKEPMAAEIVMVPFEDDDPLVGEGDDDTDDTDAADRDGDANHEETCAICGDPAERTAYFAKSY